The Drosophila gunungcola strain Sukarami chromosome 3L unlocalized genomic scaffold, Dgunungcola_SK_2 000003F, whole genome shotgun sequence region CGATTGAAATAAAGATTtcgtttagttttaaaaatagcaaaagaTGATGGTTAGAAAAAAACTGTTCTGCCGATcgtatttacattttgtttaaagtctTAACTAGTTAAGTCTTAATTTGTAATCGTTTAAAGCGTTCTAAgatttcctgtttttttttatgtcgtTTATTTTTAGGGAAATGCACTTGTTGCTAATTTCATTGATTAGCTACCCATTTTTTATCCAAAACACGCTTTTGATTTGATCCACCAGTGATTTCTGAGCTCGACGCTTCTATTGTTGCAGGGCAAGTTACCTGTCCCAGTCTgccacaaaatatataaaatacccatggattatcaaaaatgtttggcTCGTTGTCTTCGACTTGGAAGCGATTGGATTGATTGATTCacgaaaaatgcaaatgatgatgatgaggtaTTTCCTAAAAACGGCGTCGATTTGTTTGCCTtagaagtttttgttttacgttATTATTTGTGCCGTGGTATGGTTGTTGTGCTTTTTCGTGTtgtttttttgcgtttttcaAGCCAATTTGTTGGCTTTGGTGCTCGGCGTGTAATtagtcatttttattttcgacTGACTTTTCTTCGATTGGCGGCCTCCGATCCGACTATATAAACGTCTGGACAGGGCCATAAACATCACAAATCAAGTAACGTTGACTAGCCGTTCGGTCGCAAGTTCCCATCGAATCCCCAACCAATCAACCCAAactcataaaacaaaaacaaccatGAAGTGCACAGTCGCCATCGTCTTCGCCGCCCTCTTCGCCGTCGTCCTGGCCGCCCCCGCCCCTGATGCGGAAGCCCAGATCCTGCGCCTGGAGTCGGATGTGCAGCCCGAGGGCTACAACTTTGCGTAAGTCCCCGAGGGCCAGTCATTACTGGCCGAGCCAGACCTAAACCCGGATTAAACACCCATTCTCCCCTGCAGTTTGGAGACCAGCGATGGCAAGAAGCACGAGGAGCAGGGCCAGCTGAAGAACGTGGGCACCGAGCAGGAGGCCATCGTGGTCCGCGGATCCTACTCCTTCGTGGCCGATGATGGACAGACCTACACCGTCAACTACGTCGCCGACGAGAACGGATTCCAGCCCGCGGGTGCCCATCTGCCCAATGTGCCCATCAGCAACTAAGCGGATACGGACACCGATTCGCTAACCGAGAGCTGTTCTATGTATAATGGTTTCTAGttgattattaaataaacGCGGCAAGAAAATCGAACAAGTCCTCTTCAATCAATACATTTGCAGATATTTCAGTTTTGCTCTTTTTCAGCGAACTGCACAagtcaatttttgtttatctttaGTGATAGACAAAAATAGTGAATTACTTTACATACATTAAATCTTGATCAGTTTTCAAAGATAAACCTAATTGTCAAAATGAGCAagcttaacaaaaattaaaaaatcatatgaataaaaacattaagaaAGGAATATTTTCAGAATGATCCCATTTTCGAAGTGTATTGGTCGATAGCATATTTGACTACATAACCCGACTACAAAAGATCAAATcttcaacaatttttgttgGTGATAATTACATAAGTATATGGGTAAAATTATATTCGTTTTATAATGAACGATTAACTTTTCTATCGGAGATGGCCTGAACATTTActcattttattcaaaaaaatatttagatattGCAGGGTTTTACttgaataaaacaattaaataaaaatagtgaATTGtccaaacaaattaaaaaaaaataaatattttttataagtacTCATAGctatcaaacatttttttacataaactCAAAATGGCTccataaaatagtaaaaaaaacaaaaagcaacaaataatCTAATTAGTTTAGGGAGTCAGTTCAGTTTCGTACATTTTGGTAAACTGCTTCATACATGTGATTTGTGCTAATTAAAAAGACATGAAATACTTTAATGGCGACAGTAATATAAACCATAGTATGTGAGATACATAAAACCGTTTCCATTGTCAGCATGCATTTGTTATAGCAATTAAAAAGACTCTTCTGCGGAATAGAAATGATATAAGacgtataaaataaaagctctAAGTTGATCGAAAGATCAGCGACCGGTGGACTCACCCCTTTCATCCACACCCAAACGCAGCCATCGAATGCAGCCGGTTGGACGACAATAGTTTGACGCGACCAGTCCAGTTTGACCGGAAACAATGCTGAAATAACGATGCGCTCATGATCGGCACAGATCTACATAAATATTAGCAGAACTCATTTGCAATCCGCCGAATTCATTGCCACCTTTGACTTTTGCATTTTCGCGAATTTTGGCGTATAAAAGCCCCCGCCCAACTGCAGTGGAGCATCAGACAGTCACCAGCTTTCTATCCAGCCTTAACATGAAGTTCCTCATCGTCTTTGTCGCCCTCTTCGCCATGGCCGTGGCCCGCCCCAACGAAGCCCAGATCGTGAGGCTGGATGCCGATGTGCAGCCCGACAAGTGGAGCTCCAACCTGGAGACCAGCGACGGCACCAAGATCGACCAGCAAGGTAACCTGAAGGACATTGGTACCGAGCACGAGGCCGCCGTCGTCCACGGATCCTTCTCCTGGGTGGATGAGAAGACCGGCGAGAAGTTCACCGTCACCTACGTCGCCGATGAGAACGGATACCAGCCCCAGGGTGCCCATTTGCCCGTGGCCCCAGCTGCTTAAACTGTCCTTGATCACAAAACGCAATTTGTTTATTCAGAGTCTAAAATAAATCGATTGTTAATTGCAAATATtcgaaacaatttttgatCATATTCGGGGTGCTCAACGAAAAGCGTTATTCAATTATGTTACTACGGGCCAACTAAactatgacagctatatgataccaTTTTCTGATTTGAACACATTTAAACGcgtaaattattaaaccattcctatccaaaaaaaagttaaaagagggaaaatatagaatttaaaataaaaaaaattctaaaacagcaaagttatatttttttctattccgatccggcttgttcaGACTCATAAACTACCTGCAACAGCAATACAACTTTTGTGAGAGATTCACGCCAAACACTTTTAATCGAGAcacaagtttgcgtagaaacggattGACTGGCAAACTTATAGCTggaattataataccctctgcatggatatacaaataatttcataatttggtttattttgggaTCAAAAAAAAGCGAGAATCCAACTCCAAAAATTCGGATatcaatatattatttatttgaattaaaaattaacattaatttattaaattagtttatttgttataagcaataaaatcaaaccTTGTTATTAAACATGATAAATAAAGTAGGACTTTTACTCCAACCGAACAgctcaaaaaatcaaaaacattttgtttcgAACTTTCAGCATCATTTCTTCTTGCGTACACATTCCGATGCTCATCGTCACTACTTGGACGTCCGTCTACAGATATTATTTATCTGAAAATGTAAACTTTTAATATGATTATTTCAGTAATTATGATTTCCATTCTGTGGCTGTAACTTAATTACCAGTGTGTtccaaatgttttattatttaatacaaaataatacaaataaataaggatttaataataaacattaattaattttgttgcttttttgttattcaattttaatgttattcaattcaattaattttaaatattttcttatgtATATGAATAGAAAGAATAAGCTATCAATGTTTTTCTTGGGGTTTTAAGActcaataaatgtttatatctaAGCTGCACAAGGCGTAAAATTTTGACACtacaataaataacattaaactAGTTTCACATAACTTTATTGTCTACCTTCGCTATATTTATTAatcatataaaaattaaatatatttatttttggttagtTTCCTAACACAAAGTTTCATTGAACTTCACTAGTTACAAAATCTAGAATCAACGAGTTCTTAATAGATAGCCTAAAATACTAGAAAGGAAATTAGCTTTGAGAAGGCGAATCTTATGTactcttaaaatatataaaaaaaatctaaggTTAAATCGCATAGAAACAGATTGACCTACATGTTTGAATCGTCTTGCTTTTTGTTGGcgatcaagaacatatatactAAGTTGGAACGGAACACAATAAGCTATTGGATATTAAATATCTCTAACTGTGCGATACGAACATCTCTTCAAAGCCGAAACCCCTTTTGAAACGGTATACAAATATTAGCAAAACTCATTTGCATTTCGCCAAATCTTGAGCTACATttggcatttgcatttcgcGAATTTTGGCGTATAAAAGCACCCGCCCAACTGCAGTGGAGCATCAGACAGTCACCAGCTTTCTATCCAGCCTTAACATGAAGTTCCTCATCGTCTTTGTCGCCCTCTTCGCCATGGCCGTGGCCCGCCCCAACGAAGCCCAGATCGTGAGGCTGGATGCCGATGTGCAGCCCGACAAGTGGAGCTCCAACCTGGAGACCAGCGACGGCACCAAGATCGACCAGCAAGGTAACCTGAAGGACATTGGTACCGAGCACGAGGCCGCCGTCGTCCACGGATCTTACTCCTGGGTGGATGAGAAGACCGGCGAGAAGTTCACCGTCACCTACGTCGCCGATGAGAACGGATTCCAGCCCCAGGGAGCCCATTTGCCCGTGGCCCCAGTTgcttaaactatttaaaagactaaaataaattgattgttAATTGCAAAACTCGaaagcttttttatttgattctGGCATCCTTACACAAAAACACAGCACTTCGAATGGATACGTACAGCTAACGGCTATCTGATGATGAATAACGGTTTTATGTACATATTAATATAAGATCATTGTGAATTAAATGTAagtgaaacaa contains the following coding sequences:
- the LOC128258374 gene encoding endocuticle structural glycoprotein SgAbd-1-like — protein: MKCTVAIVFAALFAVVLAAPAPDAEAQILRLESDVQPEGYNFALETSDGKKHEEQGQLKNVGTEQEAIVVRGSYSFVADDGQTYTVNYVADENGFQPAGAHLPNVPISNSELICNPPNSLPPLTFAFSRILAYKSPRPTAVEHQTVTSFLSSLNMKFLIVFVALFAMAVARPNEAQIVRLDADVQPDKWSSNLETSDGTKIDQQGNLKDIGTEHEAAVVHGSFSWVDEKTGEKFTVTYVADENGYQPQGAHLPVAPAA
- the LOC128258321 gene encoding larval cuticle protein 65Ab1-like, coding for MKFLIVFVALFAMAVARPNEAQIVRLDADVQPDKWSSNLETSDGTKIDQQGNLKDIGTEHEAAVVHGSYSWVDEKTGEKFTVTYVADENGFQPQGAHLPVAPVA